One window of Jannaschia sp. CCS1 genomic DNA carries:
- a CDS encoding phosphatidate cytidylyltransferase: MAAGPKTASGPKFADLLPRIASAFVLLSVAGLGLWLGGIVLAVLLSIFGAVMVWEYFRLIIRLSSPVALVCTILSSALLAVSLLLEHSLVVPADGVLAVSPVAVGVMVLSMIATAAPVHKSRLETLFGAMIPLATFLFFYLHQSVPLVMWVVVAVVISTDVSGYFFGKLLGGPKFWPSLSPNKTWSGTASGWVMAALIAVGLSVYASDPMPTMVVAIVFLVAVAFAAQMADIAESALKRRAGVKDSSNLLPGHGGALDRFDGMLGAFTVAGLMFVLAGYTVVS; encoded by the coding sequence ATGGCTGCGGGTCCCAAAACAGCATCTGGCCCGAAATTCGCGGATCTGCTTCCGCGCATCGCGTCCGCCTTTGTGTTGCTGAGCGTTGCGGGCCTTGGCTTGTGGCTTGGCGGGATCGTTCTGGCGGTGTTGCTGTCGATTTTCGGGGCGGTCATGGTATGGGAATACTTTCGCCTCATCATCCGGCTCTCGTCGCCCGTGGCCCTTGTGTGCACCATCCTCAGTTCTGCGCTTCTGGCGGTCTCGCTGCTGCTGGAGCACTCGTTGGTCGTGCCCGCCGACGGGGTGCTGGCGGTCTCTCCGGTCGCGGTCGGCGTGATGGTCCTGTCGATGATCGCCACCGCCGCGCCCGTCCACAAAAGCCGGTTGGAGACGCTTTTTGGCGCGATGATCCCGCTGGCGACGTTCCTCTTCTTCTATCTCCACCAATCCGTGCCGCTGGTGATGTGGGTGGTTGTGGCGGTGGTGATTTCCACCGACGTCTCGGGCTATTTCTTCGGCAAGCTATTGGGCGGGCCGAAGTTCTGGCCGAGCCTGAGCCCCAACAAGACATGGTCCGGCACGGCGTCCGGCTGGGTGATGGCCGCGCTGATCGCCGTGGGGTTAAGCGTCTACGCCTCGGACCCGATGCCCACGATGGTGGTTGCGATCGTGTTTTTGGTGGCTGTGGCCTTCGCCGCGCAGATGGCCGATATCGCGGAATCGGCGCTGAAACGCAGGGCGGGGGTCAAGGACAGCTCCAACCTGCTGCCCGGCCACGGCGGCGCACTGGACCGGTTTGACGGCATGCTTGGCGCCTTCACCGTGGCGGGCCTGATGTTCGTGCTGGCGGGCTACACGGTGGTGTCGTGA
- the uppS gene encoding polyprenyl diphosphate synthase, translated as MPTQSETSNAPKHVAIIMDGNGRWAQMRHRPRLVGHHAGAKRVREIVRAAPDHGVKYLTIFAFSTENWKRTQTEVAGLMKLFKRYIRREAQNLLDEGVCVRFIGDRVRLEPALVDLMDGLELLTADNDKVHLTIALNYGGRDEVARAAKRMAYDVSMGKLNPRDVCDETFPKYLDTHVLPDPDLVIRTSGEARISNFLLWQSAYAEYEFIDTLWPDFTADVFASVLGRFGARDRRFGAVKA; from the coding sequence ATGCCCACGCAATCCGAAACATCCAATGCCCCAAAGCATGTCGCCATCATCATGGACGGCAACGGGCGGTGGGCGCAGATGCGCCACCGGCCAAGGCTGGTGGGTCACCATGCTGGCGCCAAGCGGGTACGGGAAATCGTGCGCGCGGCCCCTGATCACGGCGTGAAATACCTGACGATTTTTGCCTTCTCGACCGAGAACTGGAAGCGCACGCAGACCGAAGTGGCGGGGCTGATGAAGCTGTTCAAGCGCTATATCCGGCGCGAGGCGCAGAACCTGCTGGACGAAGGCGTGTGCGTGCGCTTCATCGGCGACCGCGTGCGGCTGGAGCCTGCGCTGGTCGATCTGATGGACGGGCTGGAGCTTCTGACCGCCGACAATGACAAGGTGCATCTGACCATCGCACTCAACTATGGCGGCCGGGACGAGGTTGCGCGCGCCGCCAAGCGCATGGCCTACGATGTGTCCATGGGCAAGCTGAACCCGCGCGATGTGTGTGACGAGACATTCCCCAAATACCTCGACACCCACGTTCTGCCGGACCCGGATCTGGTGATCCGCACCAGCGGCGAGGCGCGGATTTCCAACTTCCTGCTCTGGCAATCGGCCTATGCGGAATATGAGTTCATCGACACGCTCTGGCCTGATTTCACGGCGGACGTCTTCGCCAGTGTTCTTGGCCGCTTTGGCGCGCGCGACCGTCGTTTCGGCGCTGTGAAAGCCTAA
- the frr gene encoding ribosome recycling factor, protein MSDDFMLDTDDLERRMEGAIASLRTEFASLRTGRASASMLEPVMVDAYGAMTPINQVGTVNVPEPRMVTVNVWDKGLVNKVEKAIRESGLGINPQMNGTIIMLPIPELNEERRRELTKVAGTYAENARVAVRNVRRDGMDQIKKADTSEDDAKFWEGAVQELTDTFIKRVDDQLETKQEEIMQV, encoded by the coding sequence ATGTCCGATGACTTCATGCTCGACACCGATGATCTGGAGCGGCGAATGGAAGGGGCGATTGCGTCCCTGCGCACAGAATTCGCGTCGCTGCGCACCGGGCGCGCGTCGGCCTCCATGCTGGAGCCGGTCATGGTGGACGCATATGGTGCGATGACGCCGATCAACCAGGTGGGCACCGTCAATGTGCCCGAGCCGCGGATGGTCACGGTGAACGTCTGGGACAAGGGCCTGGTGAACAAGGTCGAGAAGGCCATTCGTGAATCCGGTCTGGGCATCAACCCCCAGATGAACGGCACGATCATCATGCTGCCGATCCCGGAGTTGAACGAGGAGCGCCGCCGCGAGCTGACCAAGGTTGCAGGCACCTATGCCGAAAACGCCCGTGTCGCCGTGCGCAATGTGCGCCGTGACGGGATGGACCAGATCAAGAAGGCCGACACATCCGAGGACGACGCGAAGTTCTGGGAAGGGGCGGTGCAGGAGCTGACAGACACCTTCATCAAGCGGGTCGATGATCAGTTAGAGACCAAGCAGGAAGAGATCATGCAGGTCTGA
- a CDS encoding SDR family oxidoreductase, giving the protein MRCLVVGGTGFLGGAIVDALVDAGQSVSILSRGVTSASHGAGVEMIRADRYEDLTPLENRPFDWVFDTCAYTPASVERLLDAVGPSIARYVLISSVSAYGTFLEDGQAETAIVPDATPADFEAAARLAREDRASAFAYGASYGPLKRACERKADEMLGDRATSLRVGLLVGAGDYSDRLTWWVRRLDQARDDRKRVPAPAPDTRLVQMIDVRDVARFALRCGTDDLGGIWNVTGAPTPMGAVLSLIAELSQSDAEIVWVKEDDIVAEDIAPWSDIPLMAPPIPEFRYFLSVGTEKANAAGLTCRPLRDTILPLLAWDRGRREVPLTCGMTAEQEARLLDTAQ; this is encoded by the coding sequence ATGCGCTGTCTTGTCGTCGGTGGAACGGGCTTTCTGGGGGGCGCAATTGTCGATGCGCTGGTGGATGCGGGGCAATCCGTCTCGATCCTATCCCGGGGCGTGACGAGCGCATCCCACGGGGCGGGCGTCGAGATGATCCGAGCCGACCGCTACGAGGACCTGACACCCCTAGAAAACCGACCCTTCGACTGGGTGTTCGACACCTGCGCCTATACACCCGCATCTGTCGAACGGCTGCTGGATGCGGTCGGTCCGTCGATCGCGAGATACGTGCTGATCTCAAGCGTCTCCGCCTACGGCACGTTCCTGGAAGACGGGCAGGCCGAGACGGCAATTGTCCCGGACGCGACCCCGGCGGATTTTGAGGCCGCCGCAAGGCTGGCGCGCGAAGATCGTGCCTCGGCCTTTGCTTATGGGGCGTCATATGGACCGCTCAAGCGCGCCTGTGAACGTAAGGCCGATGAGATGCTGGGGGACCGCGCCACGTCTTTGCGGGTGGGGCTGCTGGTCGGCGCGGGGGATTATTCGGATCGGTTGACGTGGTGGGTGCGCCGGTTGGATCAGGCCCGCGATGACCGCAAACGCGTTCCCGCCCCGGCCCCGGACACCCGTTTGGTGCAGATGATAGACGTGCGGGATGTGGCCCGGTTTGCCCTGCGATGCGGCACCGATGACTTGGGCGGGATCTGGAATGTCACCGGCGCGCCCACCCCGATGGGGGCAGTTCTGTCGCTGATCGCAGAGCTGAGCCAGTCCGACGCAGAGATCGTGTGGGTCAAGGAGGACGACATCGTGGCGGAAGATATCGCGCCATGGTCTGATATTCCCCTGATGGCCCCGCCGATCCCGGAATTCCGCTATTTCCTGTCCGTGGGAACGGAAAAGGCGAACGCGGCAGGTTTGACCTGCCGACCGTTGAGGGACACGATCCTGCCCTTACTGGCTTGGGATCGCGGGCGGCGAGAGGTGCCGCTGACATGCGGCATGACTGCGGAACAGGAGGCGCGATTGCTTGACACGGCACAGTGA
- the pyrH gene encoding UMP kinase — translation MPNDVTPGHPAGDDAKYARVMLKISGEALMGDQGFGLHPPTVERIAREIQSVHDMGVEICLVIGGGNIFRGLQGSAQGMERTTADYMGMLATVMNALAMQGALESLGVYTRVISAITMNEVAEPYIRRRAIRHLEKKRVCIFAAGTGNPYFTTDTAATLRASEMDCEAIFKGTKVDGVYDKDPAKHADAKRYETVTYDEVLAQHLGVMDASAIALARENKLPIMVFSLDEPGGFRSILDGTGTYTKVVE, via the coding sequence ATGCCAAATGATGTCACCCCAGGTCACCCAGCCGGGGACGACGCAAAATACGCCCGCGTCATGCTGAAGATATCGGGCGAGGCGCTGATGGGCGATCAGGGGTTCGGGCTGCACCCGCCCACGGTGGAGCGGATCGCACGGGAGATCCAATCCGTCCATGATATGGGGGTGGAGATCTGTCTGGTAATCGGCGGCGGCAACATCTTTCGCGGCTTGCAGGGCAGCGCCCAGGGGATGGAGCGGACGACCGCCGATTATATGGGGATGCTGGCCACGGTGATGAACGCGCTGGCGATGCAGGGCGCGTTGGAGAGCCTGGGCGTCTACACCCGGGTGATCTCAGCCATCACGATGAATGAGGTAGCGGAGCCTTATATCCGCCGCCGGGCCATTCGGCACCTTGAGAAAAAGCGCGTCTGCATTTTCGCGGCGGGCACGGGCAACCCTTATTTCACCACCGATACGGCGGCGACCCTGCGGGCCTCGGAAATGGATTGCGAGGCGATCTTCAAGGGCACCAAGGTGGACGGCGTCTACGACAAGGACCCCGCCAAACATGCCGACGCCAAGCGGTACGAGACGGTGACCTATGACGAGGTGCTGGCGCAGCATCTGGGCGTGATGGACGCCTCGGCCATCGCATTGGCGCGGGAGAACAAGCTGCCGATCATGGTGTTCTCGCTCGACGAGCCGGGCGGGTTCCGGTCCATTCTGGACGGGACGGGGACCTATACGAAGGTCGTGGAATAG
- the miaA gene encoding tRNA (adenosine(37)-N6)-dimethylallyltransferase MiaA, whose protein sequence is MININNINPEKPVLIVGPTASGKTSLAIAIAQAQGRVVVNADALQVYDGWRVLTARPTPEEEDAVPHHLYGHVPFTAHYDVGQWLQDLTPFLAQNPVIVGGTGLYFRALTQGLADIPAIPPDIRAEADARSHTQRLADLHEGDPALVARIDCDNPMRVQRGWEVLRATGRPLSAWQDETPPPLLPLGNTTPLALMPDRDWLNARIAQRFDQMLNEGALDEARANLPRWSSAGGAAKAIGAPELIAHLHGTLPLAAARDAAVTATRQYAKRQRSWQRSNTQAWQSVPLP, encoded by the coding sequence TTGATAAACATCAACAACATTAACCCAGAGAAGCCGGTTCTGATCGTGGGCCCCACGGCCTCCGGCAAAACGTCGCTGGCCATTGCCATCGCGCAGGCCCAGGGCCGTGTTGTGGTCAACGCCGATGCGTTGCAGGTCTATGACGGCTGGCGCGTGCTGACGGCCCGTCCCACGCCGGAGGAGGAGGACGCCGTCCCCCATCACCTCTACGGCCATGTGCCCTTTACCGCCCATTACGACGTCGGCCAATGGTTGCAGGATCTGACCCCCTTCCTTGCGCAGAACCCGGTCATCGTCGGTGGCACCGGCCTTTACTTTCGGGCCCTCACGCAGGGCCTCGCCGACATCCCCGCTATCCCGCCGGACATCCGCGCCGAGGCGGACGCGCGCTCCCACACCCAGCGCCTGGCTGACCTCCACGAAGGCGACCCCGCGCTTGTCGCCCGCATCGATTGCGACAACCCCATGCGCGTGCAGCGCGGGTGGGAGGTGCTGCGCGCCACCGGGCGGCCCCTGTCGGCCTGGCAGGATGAGACACCGCCCCCGCTCCTGCCCCTCGGCAACACCACCCCCCTCGCCCTGATGCCGGACCGCGACTGGCTCAACGCCCGCATCGCACAGCGCTTTGACCAGATGCTCAACGAAGGTGCTTTGGATGAAGCGCGCGCCAACCTCCCCCGCTGGTCCAGCGCGGGCGGGGCCGCGAAGGCCATCGGCGCGCCCGAGCTTATCGCCCACCTACACGGAACCCTGCCCCTTGCCGCCGCGCGCGACGCCGCCGTCACGGCCACCCGCCAATACGCCAAGCGCCAACGCAGCTGGCAACGCAGCAATACCCAGGCCTGGCAGAGCGTCCCTCTGCCATAG
- a CDS encoding helix-turn-helix domain-containing protein gives MFDTSRKPIAHAVASLGKLRMQGAWRVELLHASPRNRLYWITRGQGRVTVNCVTRGYGPNTAVFVPARVPMALELAAQTQGLELCLPPDDTLKLPVDPFHMRVSHIESQASLTSHIEKIEGELVAQAPAMDQALTAYSLLVSTWMTRELARQEGAIGREGAHRLAEMFAQRMEAQFRTGSGVADYARQLQVTPTHLSRVCREASGRPALALLNERIMYEARRLLLETDLPAREIAQQLGFSSAAYFTRAFSQAVGRTPSDFRKPARRS, from the coding sequence ATGTTCGATACGTCCCGCAAACCGATCGCCCATGCCGTGGCCTCCCTCGGCAAACTGCGTATGCAGGGCGCGTGGCGGGTGGAACTGCTCCACGCCTCCCCGCGCAACAGGCTGTACTGGATCACCCGGGGGCAAGGCCGGGTGACGGTCAATTGCGTGACCCGGGGCTATGGGCCCAATACCGCCGTCTTCGTGCCGGCCCGCGTGCCCATGGCGTTGGAACTGGCCGCACAAACGCAGGGGCTGGAGCTGTGCCTGCCCCCCGATGATACACTAAAACTGCCCGTGGATCCGTTCCATATGCGCGTCTCTCACATCGAAAGCCAGGCAAGCCTGACCTCCCATATCGAGAAGATCGAGGGGGAGCTTGTGGCCCAGGCTCCGGCGATGGATCAGGCGCTGACGGCCTATTCGCTGCTGGTCTCCACCTGGATGACGCGCGAACTGGCGCGCCAGGAAGGGGCGATCGGGCGCGAGGGCGCGCACCGGCTGGCCGAAATGTTCGCGCAGCGGATGGAGGCGCAATTCCGCACCGGCTCCGGCGTAGCCGATTACGCCAGGCAATTGCAGGTCACGCCCACACATCTCAGCCGGGTGTGCCGTGAGGCGTCGGGCCGCCCGGCCCTGGCCCTCCTCAATGAGCGGATCATGTATGAAGCGCGCCGCCTGCTTCTGGAAACGGATCTGCCCGCCCGCGAAATCGCGCAACAGCTTGGGTTCTCGTCGGCGGCCTATTTCACGCGCGCCTTCAGCCAGGCCGTGGGCCGGACGCCGTCGGACTTTCGTAAGCCCGCGCGCCGGAGCTGA
- a CDS encoding ABC transporter substrate-binding protein codes for MKDFTHTTTQVQQQGGLTTHPVAEMYAAEHKAGRLDRREFLVRSTALGLSAAAAYSLIGATPAMADGHRAVPAEGGTLRIQQEVRALKDPRTFDWSQMANVTRGFLEYLIQYNNDGSFEGILLESWEANEDATVYTLNVRQGISWNNGDAFTAEDVAANLIGFCDTTVEGNSMATRMGGLVDEETGLAREGAIEVVDDHTVRVTYPSPDITFVPGVADYPSAIQHRDLIGTNPSDHGVGTGAYEITSYEVGVAATLSRKADHEYWGDTYLDEIVFVDLGQDPAAWFAGAEADEFDMTYETVGEFVDLFAAIGWDQSEVVTAATVVVRPNQNNAPYDNLQVRQAIQLAVDNQVCLDLGINGQGVTAENHHVCPIHPEYAELPPLTHDPAAAQALLEESGHADTEFELVSIDDDYRKNTTDAVAAQLRDAGFNVTRTIIPGSTFWNDWTSYPFSSTNWNHRELGVQILNLAYRSGVPWNESGFANDEFDALLTEANGIQDADARREIMAQLQTIMQEQGVTIQPYWRSLFRHSRPGLVNNEMHAKFEINVHYLGFAA; via the coding sequence ATGAAAGATTTCACCCACACGACCACGCAAGTCCAACAGCAGGGCGGGCTCACGACCCATCCGGTCGCCGAGATGTATGCCGCCGAGCATAAGGCCGGTCGCCTTGACCGCCGCGAATTCCTCGTGCGCTCCACCGCTCTGGGCCTCAGCGCCGCCGCCGCCTATTCGCTGATCGGGGCCACGCCCGCCATGGCCGACGGCCACCGCGCCGTACCCGCCGAGGGCGGCACCCTGCGCATCCAGCAGGAAGTCCGCGCCCTCAAGGACCCCCGCACCTTTGACTGGTCGCAGATGGCCAACGTCACCCGCGGGTTCCTGGAATATCTGATCCAGTACAACAACGACGGCTCGTTCGAGGGCATCCTACTGGAAAGCTGGGAAGCCAATGAGGACGCAACGGTCTACACGCTGAACGTGCGCCAGGGGATTTCCTGGAACAACGGCGATGCCTTCACGGCCGAAGACGTGGCGGCCAACCTGATCGGCTTCTGCGACACAACCGTCGAAGGCAATTCCATGGCCACCCGCATGGGCGGTCTGGTGGACGAAGAGACCGGCCTGGCCCGCGAGGGCGCGATTGAGGTCGTGGACGATCATACCGTGCGCGTCACCTACCCGTCCCCGGACATCACCTTCGTGCCCGGCGTGGCGGACTACCCCTCCGCGATCCAGCACCGCGATCTGATCGGCACCAACCCGTCTGATCACGGCGTGGGCACCGGCGCCTATGAGATCACGTCCTATGAGGTGGGTGTCGCCGCGACGCTCTCGCGCAAGGCCGATCACGAGTATTGGGGCGACACATATCTGGATGAAATTGTGTTCGTCGACCTGGGCCAGGATCCCGCCGCCTGGTTTGCGGGCGCGGAAGCCGATGAATTCGACATGACCTACGAGACCGTGGGTGAATTCGTGGACCTCTTCGCCGCCATCGGTTGGGATCAGTCCGAAGTTGTGACGGCGGCCACCGTTGTGGTGCGTCCCAACCAGAACAACGCGCCCTACGACAACCTTCAGGTGCGCCAGGCCATCCAACTGGCCGTGGACAACCAGGTCTGCCTTGATCTGGGCATCAACGGCCAGGGCGTGACGGCGGAAAACCACCATGTCTGCCCGATCCACCCGGAATATGCGGAACTGCCGCCCCTGACCCATGATCCCGCAGCCGCCCAGGCGCTGCTGGAGGAATCGGGCCACGCGGATACAGAGTTCGAGCTGGTCTCCATCGACGATGATTACCGCAAAAACACCACCGATGCCGTGGCTGCGCAGCTGCGTGACGCGGGCTTTAACGTGACGCGGACGATCATCCCCGGCTCGACGTTCTGGAACGACTGGACGTCCTATCCGTTCAGCTCCACCAACTGGAACCACCGCGAATTGGGCGTGCAGATCCTCAACCTCGCCTACCGCTCCGGTGTGCCGTGGAACGAGTCAGGCTTTGCCAATGACGAGTTCGATGCGCTGCTGACCGAGGCCAACGGCATCCAGGACGCCGATGCACGCCGTGAGATCATGGCGCAGCTGCAAACGATCATGCAGGAGCAGGGCGTGACCATTCAGCCCTACTGGCGCTCGCTCTTCCGGCACTCGCGTCCGGGTCTCGTGAACAACGAGATGCATGCGAAGTTCGAGATCAACGTGCATTACCTCGGCTTCGCGGCCTAA
- a CDS encoding ABC transporter permease, protein MGAFILRRTGVMILTALCLTLVVFFLTNLYPNLEKLAKTQGNARMTDDEVVSWLDRNGYGGPLLVRYGEWLGIVPGWTREDPNTGEITGRCIDFGMDPADAPTRCGLLQGDLGFSTVSDEDVANVLPTRLLLTLKLMGYAFGLMVPAALLVGVLAGMREGSRLDRSLSTVSIASTATPEYVSGVIFIVLFASTTAGMSGALTEWGWLGGDGWLGDRRTLFLGSARSAMEDITFWNFTLPVVTIALYGMGYIARMTRASMAEVMTAQYIRTARLKGVSFRNIVMKHALRNALIAPFTVIMLQFPWLLTGVVIVETLFNYNGFGWTMVQAASNNDIELLLACSIVAVFVVLLTQLISDIGYVFLNPRIRIA, encoded by the coding sequence ATGGGGGCTTTCATCCTGCGCCGGACCGGCGTGATGATCCTGACCGCGCTTTGCCTGACATTGGTGGTGTTTTTCCTCACCAACCTCTACCCGAACCTGGAAAAGCTGGCGAAAACCCAGGGCAATGCCCGCATGACCGACGACGAAGTCGTCAGTTGGCTGGATCGCAACGGCTATGGTGGGCCCTTGCTGGTGCGCTACGGCGAATGGTTGGGCATCGTGCCCGGCTGGACCCGCGAAGATCCCAACACCGGAGAGATCACCGGGCGCTGCATCGATTTCGGCATGGACCCCGCGGACGCCCCCACCCGCTGCGGGCTGTTGCAGGGCGATCTGGGCTTTTCGACCGTTTCCGATGAAGACGTTGCCAACGTGCTGCCCACCCGCCTTCTGCTGACCCTGAAACTCATGGGCTATGCCTTTGGCCTGATGGTGCCCGCCGCCCTTCTGGTGGGTGTGCTGGCGGGGATGCGGGAGGGCTCTCGCCTCGACCGTTCGCTGTCGACCGTCTCCATCGCCTCGACCGCCACGCCGGAATATGTGTCGGGTGTGATTTTCATCGTGCTCTTTGCCTCCACCACGGCCGGCATGTCAGGCGCGCTGACGGAATGGGGCTGGCTTGGCGGCGATGGCTGGCTCGGCGACCGCCGCACGCTGTTTCTGGGCTCTGCCCGCTCGGCGATGGAAGACATCACCTTCTGGAACTTCACCCTGCCCGTCGTCACCATCGCGCTCTACGGCATGGGCTACATTGCCCGCATGACCCGTGCGTCGATGGCCGAGGTGATGACCGCGCAATATATCCGCACGGCACGCCTGAAGGGTGTCAGCTTCCGTAACATCGTCATGAAACACGCGCTCCGCAACGCGCTGATCGCGCCCTTCACCGTCATCATGCTGCAATTCCCGTGGCTTCTGACCGGCGTGGTGATCGTGGAGACGTTGTTCAACTACAACGGCTTCGGCTGGACCATGGTGCAGGCGGCGTCGAACAACGATATCGAGCTGCTTCTGGCCTGCTCCATCGTCGCGGT